The following proteins are encoded in a genomic region of Vicugna pacos chromosome 16, VicPac4, whole genome shotgun sequence:
- the FBF1 gene encoding fas-binding factor 1 isoform X3: MAPKTKKGLKGSIDDVLGDLLGDETTPEKPVKLTSRARDTSAVAQALPPSRARTKSLLEDNGFSTRAGLAGADAEVSDISDADPQALLQAMKDLDEMDADFLGLKKSNPASDKRSAKGSEKEEQPSNLKPAGMLTANEKGDTIPTKKLPPSPTSFGHHRKFSFEDLEDPLAGLLSDDEEGIAKKPPGMESKTALEKSAAPVRDQGPSLPLTPGDTPVRKKELLFDDEDDIIATLGFGDHPRAERRPTGEAAPLPARSKLDELLGRGTAAKLLVCPGSGERREFKLDKKYQRPQDKEDTWDDEDFTFRAYQPTVGPEGRQSRRQSVRFLEGGTDPKGEPGSRQSSPAASSPIQPRRGGADWLGLKDDISDLLPPSPTREAQRGPPPVSQLSAPGCHSGPARLPSFSGAKPPTEGAGSPAKASQASQPGPSEEKEEEDWLSHALSRKKSQGLAREERTAAPKGQNSVGAVGQPPSGSLPAASPQGLKPAAAAGPSETGAPKPPARTATSGSRVTRNQATLALHAGDSKRGTAPGDHSGTEPAICFLNSQEPPELSVPVQSLLPESLAQSLLPGTQYQMQLLAAQAQLQGGTAELQADLLQNQARLAELEAQVRKLELERAQHKLLLESLQQRHQADLELIESAHRSRVKVLEASYQQREERLRRENEELSTQYLSRCQEAEQARAELTAQHQRRLAAATQEKDQEMERLRELQRASILEMRKDHEEQLQRLKLLKDREIDAVTSATSHTRSLNGIIEQMEKFSSSLHELSSRVEASHLSTTQEWELGIRQRDEQLRVLQERLGRQQRDMEEERNRLQEVIGKMEARLSEQSRLLEQERWRVSAEQAKAESAQRTLEEQRKVMVQQITMEREELERAKSALLEEQQSVMHKCGEERRRLAAEWAEFFAQQKLSKERAEREAERALKVDTQREGTLISLAKEQAELKIRASELRAKEDQLVAEREALERERQELRLEKERVSAAAQRIRLRAEEVESMSQVASEKYEEGQRALREARQVQSEQQARLQLVQQQQERLRQQEQHMNQEHLSLAQQRLQLDHVRQDLLSGPVALLSRAQGLAPSGLSAVVAPAPTTPRCSQPLAGLGPSHLHAKLVLLKHTAAQDHDFLENEQFFLETLKKASDNMASHSA, translated from the exons ATG gcACCAAAAACCAAGAAGGGACTGAAAG gctCCATTGATGATGTCCTTGGTGACCTCCTGGGGGATGAGA caaCACCTGAGAAGCCTGTTAAACTAACTTCACGTGCCAGAGACACCTCAGCTGTCGCTCAGGCCCTCCCTCCTTCGAGGGCGAGGACAAA GTCCCTCCTGGAAGACAATGGCTTTAGCACGAGGGCAGGCCTGGCAGGAGCTGATGCTGAG GTTTCAGACATCTCAGATGCAGACCCGCAGGCTCTGCTCCAGGCCATGAAG GATCTGGATGAAATGGATGCCGATTTCTTAGGTCTGAAGAAGTCTAATCCAGCCTCAGACAAAAGGTCTGCCAAGGGTTCTGAGAAAGAAGAGCAGCCTAGTAATCTTAAACCTGCTGGTATGTTAACGGCCAATGAGAAAG GAGACACCATTCCCACCAAGAAGCTACCTCCCTCTCCCACCAGCTTTGGGCATCACAGGAAGTTCTCCTTCGAAG ACTTGGAAGACCCGTTGGCAGGACTTCTCTCTGATGACGAGGAAGGAATCGCCAAGAAGCCACCAGGGATGGAGAGCAAAACAGCTTTGGAAAAGAGCGCAGCCCCAGTCAGAGATCAAG GTCCCTCTCTGCCTCTAACTCCTGGGGACACCCCAGTCCGAAAGAAAGAGCTGCTCTTTGACGATGAGGATGACATCATAGCCACCCTGGGGTTTGGAGACCACcccagagcagagaggaggccaACGGGAGA ggcagcacccctccccgctcGCTCCAAGCTGGATGAGCTGCTGGGTCGGGGAACTGCCGCCAAACTCCTGGTCTGCCCGGGCAGCGGGGAGCGCAGGGAGTTCAAGCTGGACAAGAAGTACCAGAGGCCACAGG ACAAAGAAGACACCTGGGATGACGAGGACTTCACCTTCAGAGCCTATCAGCCCACCGTGGGCCCCGAGGGCCGGCAGTCCCGCCGGCAGTCGGTCAG GTTCTTAGAAGGCGGCACAGACCCCAAGGGAGAACCGGGCTCTAGACAGAGCAGCCCAGCGGCGTCCAGCCCCATCCAGCCCAGGAGGGGAGGCGCCGATTGGCTGGGCCTCAAGGACGACATCTCAGAcctactccctccctccccaaccagGGAGGCTCAGAGGGGACCCCCTCCTGTGAGTCAGCTTTCTGCCCCAGGCTGCCACTCAGGCCCGGCCAGGCTGCCTTCCTTCTCGGGGGCAAAGCCACCAACCGAGGGTGCAGGTTCCCCTGCCAAAGCCAGTCAGGCTTCCCAGCCAGGACCAtctgaggaaaaggaggaggaggactggcTGAGCCATGCCCTGTCTCGGAAGAAGTCCCAAGGTCTGGCCAGAGAGGAGCGCACTGCGGCCCCTAAGGGCCAGAACTCCGTGGGGGCAGTGGGCCAGCCACCTTCTGGCAG CCTGCCTGCTGCCAGCCCGCAAGGGCTCAAGCCAGCGGCTGCCGCAGGGCCCTCAGAAACGGGAGCACCAAAGCCGCCTGCCAGGACTGCCACCTCAGG GTCCCGTGTAACTAGGAACCAGGCCACCTTGGCCCTCCATGCAGGTGACTCAAAGAGGGGAACAGCCCCTGGAGACCACTCCGGCACCG AGCCTGCGATTTGTTTCCTGAACTCCCAGGAACCCCCAGAGCTTTCTGTGCCTGTCCAG tCCCTGCTCCCGGAGTCCCTGGCCCAGAGCCTGCTGCCAGGCACACAATACCAGATGCAGCTCCTGGCTGCACAGGCACAGCTTCAGGGCGGCACCGCCGAGCTCCAGGCTGACCTTCTGCAGAATCAGGCCCGGCTGGCAGAGCTGGAGGCCCAG GTGCGGAAGCTGGAGCTGGAGCGGGCCCAGCACAAGCTGCTGCTGGAGAGTTTGCAGCAGCGGCACCAGGCCGACCTGGAGCTCATCGAGAGTGCTCACAG AAGCCGTGTCAAAGTGCTAGAAGCATCATACCAGCAACGGGAAGAGAGGCTGCGGAGAGAGAACGAGGAGCTGTCCACCCAGTACCTGTCGCGCTGCCAGGAAGCCGAGCAGGCCCGCGCCGAGCTCACTGCCCAGCACCAGCGGCGCTTAGCTGCTGCCACGCAGGAGAAGGACCAGGAGATGGAGCGGCTCCGGGAACTGCAGCG GGCCTCCATCCTGGAGATGCGCAAGGACCATGAGGAGCAGCTGCAGCGGCTGAAACTGCTAAAGGACCGGGAGATTGACGCCGTCACCAGTGCCACCTCCCACACGCG GTCCCTGAATGGCATCATTGAGCAGATGGAGAAGTTCTCCAGCAGCCTGCACGAGCTGTCCTCCCGCGTGGAGGCCTCACACCTCAGCACCACCCAGGAGTGGGAGCTGGGGATCCGGCAGCGGGACGAGCAGCTCCGAG TGCTGCAGGAAAGGCTGGGCCGGCAGCAGCGGGACATGGAGGAAGAGCGAAACCGGCTCCAGGAGGTCATCGGGAAGATGGAGGCGCGCCTGAGTGAGCAGAGCCGGCTGCTGGAGCAG GAACGCTGGCGGGTGAGTGCGGAGCAAGCCAAGGCAGAGTCCGCGCAGCGCACTCtagaggagcagaggaaggtcATGGTCCAGCAGATCACCATGGAGCGGGAGGAGCTGGAGAGAGCCAAG AGTGCCTTGCTGGAGGAGCAGCAGTCCGTCATGCACAAGTGTGGGGAGGAGCGGCGGCGCCTGGCGGCCGAGTGGGCCGAGTTCTTTGCACAGCAGAAGTTGAGTAAGGAGCGGGCAGAGCGAGAGGCAGAGCGGGCGCTGAAGGTGGACACCCAGCGGGAGGGCACCCTCATCAGCCTGGCCAAG GAGCAGGCAGAGCTGAAGATCAGGGCAAGTGAGCTCCGGGCCAAGGAGGATCAGCTGGTGGCCGAGAGGGAGGCTCTGGAGCGGGAGCGGCAGGAGCTGCGGCTGGAGAAGGAGAGGGTCAGTGCCGCCGCCCAGCGCATCAGGCTGCGCGCTGAGGAGGTGGAGAGCATGAGCCAG GTGGCCTCAGAGAAGTACGAGGAGGGGCAGCGGGCACTGCGTGAGGCCCGGCAGGTGCAGTCAGAGCAGCAGGCCCGGCTGCAGCTggtgcagcagcagcaggagcggcTCCGGCAGCAAGAGCAGCACATGAATCAG GAGCATCTGAGCCTGGCCCAGCAGCGGCTGCAGCTGGATCATGTCCGACAGGACCTGCTCTCTGGCCCTGTGGCGCTGCTCTccagggcccagggcctggcaccctCTGGCCTAAGTG CTGTCGTGGCTCCTGCTCCCACCACGCCTCGGTGCAGCCAGCCtctggctggcctgggcccctcACACCTCCACGCCAAGCTGGTGCTACTGAAACACACAGCTGCGCAG GACCATGACTTCTTGGAGAATGAACAGTTCTTCCTGGAGACCCTGAAGAAAGCCTCCGACAACATGGCATCCCATTCAGCCTGA